A section of the Hirschia baltica ATCC 49814 genome encodes:
- a CDS encoding iron-containing alcohol dehydrogenase: protein MMGFTFKTTPQIRFERNGAANIGALVKSRMSRPLFVTDKDILKFGLAETAFTSLKEAGVEFEVFDGVVADPPEAVINEAVEFAKAHNTDGVIGLGGGSSLDTAKLIAVLLKGKQSLHDIFGVDQVEGDRLPLILLPTTAGTGSEVTAISIVTTEDDRKVGIVSDQLYADVAIVDPVLTMTAPRKVTAATGIDAMVHAIEAHTSVRLRNPLSSTLAKQALQLMSANLIKACDTPDDIEAREAMCIGATLAGQAFANAPVGAVHAMAYPLGALFHVPHGVSNALMLSPVLKFNCEKAAEQYAELGPYVGVKADADAFVEKMIDLCKQSGVPLKLRDVGVNHNDLPRMAEDVIANTRLMQNNPREMSYEQALSLYQEVL, encoded by the coding sequence ATTATGGGCTTCACATTCAAAACAACACCTCAGATTCGATTTGAACGAAATGGTGCAGCAAATATAGGTGCACTTGTGAAAAGCCGAATGTCACGCCCTCTTTTTGTGACAGATAAAGACATTCTAAAATTTGGTTTGGCTGAAACAGCCTTCACCAGCCTCAAAGAAGCTGGGGTTGAATTTGAGGTTTTTGATGGCGTGGTCGCTGATCCACCTGAAGCTGTGATAAACGAAGCAGTCGAATTTGCCAAAGCACACAACACGGACGGCGTGATTGGTTTAGGAGGTGGCTCATCATTGGATACAGCCAAACTCATCGCTGTACTTTTGAAAGGCAAACAATCCCTTCACGATATTTTTGGTGTTGATCAAGTTGAAGGCGACCGATTACCCTTAATTCTTCTTCCGACAACAGCAGGAACGGGCAGTGAAGTGACTGCTATTTCAATTGTTACAACAGAAGATGACCGTAAAGTCGGCATTGTGTCAGATCAACTCTATGCTGATGTGGCTATCGTCGACCCAGTGCTGACAATGACAGCTCCACGTAAGGTCACAGCAGCCACAGGTATAGATGCGATGGTACATGCCATCGAAGCGCATACATCTGTTAGATTGCGTAACCCTTTATCATCGACATTGGCCAAACAAGCCTTACAATTGATGTCAGCCAATTTAATCAAAGCATGTGACACTCCAGATGATATTGAAGCCAGAGAGGCTATGTGTATTGGAGCAACTTTAGCTGGGCAGGCATTTGCAAATGCACCGGTCGGCGCAGTCCACGCAATGGCATACCCGCTGGGTGCTTTATTTCATGTGCCGCATGGCGTTTCCAACGCGCTCATGCTCTCTCCTGTTCTAAAATTCAACTGTGAGAAAGCAGCCGAACAATATGCAGAATTAGGCCCTTATGTCGGTGTAAAAGCCGATGCGGATGCGTTTGTTGAAAAGATGATTGATCTTTGCAAACAAAGCGGTGTGCCACTCAAATTGCGAGATGTTGGCGTCAATCACAATGACTTACCGCGTATGGCGGAAGATGTAATTGCAAATACACGCCTCATGCAAAACAACCCCAGAGAAATGAGCTATGAGCAAGCATTGTCTCTGTACCAAGAGGTGCTTTGA
- a CDS encoding helix-turn-helix domain-containing protein: MKKPKLFIGHKIREARLKNQMTQKAFAEALNVSTSYLNQLENNQRHVTAGILLALAQTFGLDLKTLGGRESDILFNELKEASKDELSHLSEITERELALAVKHAPQFAAAYSQLYKTANQLKHSLIEFDQAKADLGLFPTPYEEVRDYYHSIDNYIDEIDKEGEKLSQITHDPTLPIFDRLQKYLQDTHQIKVIFGGSADYPNSIRYFDTSTKTLHLNPSLPRSSQTFQIAFTIALIEQDQLLDQILSKLEFKHEESYQICRIGLANYFAGSVLLPYESFLERARLERYDIDLLRHHFGASREQVCHRLSTLQRPGNLGIPFFFARIDQAGNITKRHSATKLQFARFGSACPLWNAHQAFSSGSEIIRQLAQTSDGEQYLSFAFEVQSRSGGFKDPVRRHALTLGCEVSYLKQIVYGDGLDAKNEDNFDPIGISCRTCERKKCHQRSIPPSRHQFNVNINQRNLLPYEL; this comes from the coding sequence ATGAAAAAACCTAAATTATTCATTGGTCACAAAATCCGAGAAGCTCGGTTAAAAAACCAGATGACGCAAAAAGCATTCGCGGAAGCTTTGAATGTCTCAACAAGTTATCTAAACCAACTTGAAAACAACCAAAGGCACGTTACCGCAGGGATATTACTCGCACTTGCTCAAACGTTTGGACTAGACCTTAAAACTTTGGGCGGGCGTGAAAGCGACATCCTCTTCAATGAACTTAAGGAAGCTTCAAAGGATGAACTCTCTCATTTGTCGGAAATAACGGAGAGAGAGTTAGCACTCGCCGTAAAACATGCCCCCCAATTTGCGGCGGCTTATTCTCAACTCTACAAAACAGCAAACCAACTAAAACACTCATTGATAGAATTTGACCAAGCAAAAGCTGATTTGGGGTTATTCCCCACACCATATGAAGAAGTCAGGGATTATTATCACTCAATAGACAATTACATTGATGAGATTGACAAAGAGGGTGAGAAACTTTCTCAGATAACACATGATCCAACACTGCCAATATTTGATAGATTACAAAAATATCTACAAGACACCCATCAAATAAAGGTCATCTTTGGCGGCAGTGCTGATTACCCAAACTCTATTCGTTATTTCGACACATCGACAAAAACACTCCACTTAAACCCTTCCCTCCCTCGCTCTAGTCAAACCTTTCAAATCGCGTTCACCATTGCCCTGATTGAGCAAGACCAACTGCTAGACCAAATATTATCAAAACTAGAATTCAAGCATGAAGAATCCTATCAAATCTGCCGAATTGGACTGGCAAACTACTTTGCGGGAAGCGTTCTTCTTCCCTATGAAAGCTTTCTCGAAAGAGCTAGGCTCGAACGATATGATATAGACCTACTTCGTCATCACTTTGGTGCCAGTAGAGAACAAGTTTGTCACCGACTATCAACATTACAAAGACCCGGAAATTTAGGAATTCCATTCTTCTTTGCTAGAATCGATCAAGCCGGAAATATAACAAAACGCCATAGCGCAACCAAATTGCAATTTGCCCGATTTGGCTCTGCTTGCCCACTATGGAATGCTCACCAAGCCTTTAGCTCAGGCTCTGAAATCATTCGACAACTCGCCCAAACAAGTGACGGAGAACAATATCTCAGTTTCGCATTTGAAGTACAATCAAGGTCTGGTGGCTTCAAGGACCCCGTAAGGCGTCACGCGCTCACATTAGGCTGTGAGGTAAGTTATCTTAAGCAAATCGTCTATGGCGATGGCCTAGATGCAAAAAATGAAGACAATTTCGATCCAATCGGTATTTCATGTAGGACTTGCGAACGCAAAAAATGCCACCAAAGATCCATTCCTCCATCAAGACATCAATTCAACGTCAATATTAATCAGAGAAACCTATTGCCATACGAATTATAG
- a CDS encoding acyl-CoA carboxylase subunit beta, which yields MQSILEQLSVRREEARLGGGKTRIDSQHSRGKLTARERLELLLDIDSFEEFDMFIKHRSTDFGMDKSHIPGDGVVTGWGTINGRKVFVYAQDFTVYGGSLSETHAKKICKIQEMALKNNAPIIGLSDSGGARIQEGVAALAGYSDVFQNNILASGVIPQISVIMGPSAGGAVYSPALTDFIFMVRDSSYMFLTGPDVLKTVTNEVVTAEELGGAKTHTSKSSVADGAYDNDMEAIAEIRRLFDFLPLNNREGTPSRPFFDCSDRIEDSLDTLVPENPNLPYDMRELIEKVADESDFFEIQADFAKNILCGFVRIEGQTIGVVANQPTVLAGCLDSDASRKAARFVRFCDCFEIPVLTFVDVPGFLPGLSQEYGGVIKHGAKLLYAYGEATVPKVTVITRKAFGGAYCVMASKHLRGDINYAWPTAQIAVMGAKGAVEVLHRQDLKNEDKTAQHIADYEETFLSPFRAAERGYIDDVIQPHNTRRRISRAFALLKDKKISNPWKKHGNLPL from the coding sequence ATGCAATCTATACTTGAGCAATTATCGGTGCGTCGCGAAGAGGCTCGTCTCGGTGGAGGCAAAACGCGGATAGACAGCCAGCACTCCAGAGGGAAATTGACAGCACGCGAACGCCTTGAGCTATTGCTTGATATCGATAGCTTTGAAGAGTTTGATATGTTCATCAAACATCGTTCAACAGATTTTGGTATGGATAAAAGCCATATCCCCGGTGATGGCGTTGTTACGGGATGGGGAACGATCAACGGACGAAAAGTGTTTGTGTATGCGCAAGATTTTACCGTTTATGGAGGTTCTTTATCTGAAACGCACGCAAAAAAAATCTGCAAAATTCAAGAAATGGCTCTTAAAAATAACGCACCTATTATTGGTCTTAGCGATTCCGGTGGAGCGAGGATTCAAGAAGGGGTAGCAGCACTCGCTGGATATAGCGATGTCTTCCAGAACAATATACTTGCTTCGGGCGTTATCCCGCAAATAAGTGTAATTATGGGGCCATCAGCTGGAGGAGCGGTCTACTCGCCTGCGTTAACGGATTTCATTTTTATGGTTCGTGATAGCTCATATATGTTCTTAACCGGGCCTGATGTTCTCAAGACTGTCACCAATGAAGTCGTAACAGCTGAGGAATTGGGGGGCGCAAAAACGCATACGTCCAAATCGTCAGTTGCAGATGGAGCCTATGACAATGATATGGAGGCTATCGCCGAGATTCGGCGATTGTTTGACTTTCTACCTCTCAACAATAGAGAGGGCACGCCAAGTCGACCTTTCTTTGATTGTTCTGACCGGATTGAAGACAGTCTAGATACGCTTGTACCCGAAAATCCTAACCTTCCTTACGATATGCGTGAACTGATAGAGAAAGTGGCTGACGAAAGCGACTTTTTTGAAATTCAGGCAGACTTTGCGAAAAACATACTCTGTGGGTTTGTTCGCATTGAGGGGCAGACAATTGGAGTCGTTGCTAATCAGCCAACAGTATTGGCAGGATGCCTTGATAGTGATGCGTCACGTAAAGCTGCAAGGTTTGTTCGTTTTTGTGATTGTTTTGAAATTCCAGTTTTAACATTCGTAGACGTGCCTGGATTTTTACCTGGGCTTTCTCAAGAGTATGGCGGCGTCATCAAACATGGTGCCAAACTCCTATATGCATATGGTGAAGCGACTGTTCCGAAGGTGACAGTGATTACGCGTAAAGCGTTTGGGGGTGCTTATTGCGTTATGGCATCCAAGCATTTGCGTGGGGATATCAACTACGCTTGGCCGACAGCTCAAATCGCAGTTATGGGCGCTAAAGGGGCTGTTGAAGTTTTGCATCGTCAGGATCTAAAAAATGAAGACAAAACAGCCCAGCATATTGCTGACTATGAAGAGACGTTTTTGTCTCCATTTAGAGCAGCTGAGCGTGGTTACATTGATGACGTTATTCAACCACATAACACGAGACGGCGGATTAGTCGGGCATTTGCATTACTGAAAGATAAGAAAATCAGTAACCCATGGAAAAAACACGGAAATTTACCTCTATGA